The Halotia branconii CENA392 region TCAGCAAAATTTTCAATCTCCAATCCCAAACTTCAGATTTTAAACACCGTCGCTTGCAGCCTTATAAATCCCTCCTCAAGTGGGCATTACGCCATAGATTGACAACAATGGCGATCGCCTTAGCTTTTTTTATGGCAAGTCTGATGCTAGTTCCTTTAATTCCTAAGGGTTTCGTTGATGACGGCGACTTGGGTATTTCTACTGTTGCAATTGAATTACCTCCCGGTTCCACCTTGGCAGATGTCAACAAGGTTGCAACCCAAGCAACTGATTTGATTCGCCAAAATCCCACAGTTGAACGAGTGTTAGCCACAGAAGAAATTAATGCTGCAACTCTGGCTGTGCAACTCAAACCCAAGTCAGAACGGAAAATTTCTCAAAAACAATTTGAAGAACAAGTCCGCCCTTTATTTCAAGAAATACCGGGAGCTAGAATCAGTTTCCAAAGCCAAAGTCCAGGGGATAGTCGTAAAAGCCTATCAATAGTTCTCAGGAGTGAAAATCCCCAAGCTTTAAACGAAACTGCCAATGCCTTAGAAAAGCAAATGCGAGATGTCACTGGCTTAGTAGAAGTATCTTCTAGCGCTAGTTTAGTTAAACCAGAAATTGTCGTTGTTCCCAACCCTCAACGAGCAGCGGATTTAGGTGTAACAGTGCAAGCGATCGCTCGTACTGCTTCTTTGGCAACTATTGGCGATAACGAGGCAAATTTAGCCAAGTTTAACTTAAGCGATCGGCAAATTCCTATCCGCGTTCAAATTGACCCCAAAGCGCGTACAGATATTAACACCCTCAAAAATCTTCAAGTTCCCAGTCAAAATGGTGAGTTGGTTTCTCTTTTGGCAGTTGCAGATATTCGTTTTGGTAGTGGCCCTGCAACCATCAATCGTTATGATCGCGCTCGTCAAGTTGCAGTAGAAGCCAACTTGCAAAGTATTTCCTTGGGAGAAGCAGTACAAGCAGTTAATAACCTCCCGGCATTGCAAAACTTACCCCCAGAAGTCACACAGCAACCTTCTGGTAGTGCCAAAATTATGCAGGACATTTTCAGCCGTTTTGGTGGCGCACTAGCACTAGCAGTTTTGTGTATCTATGCAATTTTGGTCTTGTTGTATAATAACTTTCTCCATCCCCTGTCAATTATGGCGGCATTGCCTTTTTGTTTAGGCGGCGCTTTAGTAGCCTTGATGGTTGCTCAAAAACCCTTGGGAATCTATGCCTTGATTGGGGTTGTACTGCTATTAGGAATTGTTACCAAAAACTCGATTCTTTTGGTTGATTATACAATCATTAATATGCAAGCAGGTAAAACCCAACGCCATGCATTGATTGAATCTGGCGTGTCGCGTCTACGTCCGATTATGATGACTTCTCTAGCAACAATTGCGGGTACTTTGCCTTTGGCGTTGGGTATTGGTGTCGGTTCTGAAGTTCGTCAACCGATGGGAATTGCAATTATGGGTGGTTTCACAACTTCTACCTTGTTGACACTGGTAGTTGTACCAGTCATATTTACCTACATTGACGACTTCCAGACTTGGATTTTAGATACATTGCGTTATGGTTTGGGCAAGAAGCGTACCGAAGAACGTGAAATAACAACTCTGCCACCTACCAGCGAACAATCTGCTTCTTAAAGGTCAAGTAATGGTATAATATTATCTGGCTTAATCTTCAGCTAAGAATTATCTGCGGGTGTAATTCAGTGGTAGAATATCTGCTTCCCATGCAGAGTGTCGTGGGTTCGAGTCCCATCACCCGCTTAAAACAAAAGCCTTATATAGTGGGCATTTCAAGAATTATGTTGAGACTAAATATAATTATCAAGAACAGTCTATTTGCAAACATTTAGGCAATTCTATTAATTTTTCACTTATCCCAACCAATTTTGCTAATCCTCATTCTGCCCTAAAAATAAACCTTCCAAATCTTGATACCCACTAACAACACGTAAAATTTCAACACCTTCCTCAATTGTACGGTAGAAAATTAGGTAATCATTAACAGAAAAGCTGCGTAAATTAGGAGCTAATTCATCTCGTCTACGTCCCATACCAGGAAATTTAGCTAACCTTTCACATTTTGGTTGATTTTGGCGAGAAGGCTTTCAGCAGTATCAAAACTATTATTGTTGGCAATGTAATCGATAATAGCCTCAACATCCCGACTTGCTGGAACTGTAAACCTACAAATATTGCTCATTGACCAGCCTGAGCGCGTTTTTGTTGCAGTTTCTCGCGTAACTGTTGAAACACCTCTTCAGCATCGACTAACTCACCCCGATCAGCTGCTTCCATTCCAAGGTGAATTTCCTGCTGTAATTGCTTAAATCTCCCCTTGTATAACTTTTCCCATTCGTCAGCTTGCAACAAATTAATAAACGCCAGTACCTCTTGTTGCTTCTCAGGTGATAATACCCGTACTTTTTCTAAAATGGCTTGCTCAATAGTCATTTAACTGCTCCCTAGAGTGAAAGTCGCACATCTGCACATCATATTTCTATTCTAAAGTTGGCATCCCTACAAAGAAACTAACAGCTCATACTTCCAGAGGATTTCAAGCCTTTTAATAGTCCACCAAAAAAATTATGACAGGTCTAAATCAGGATACAATCGTTGAAATTTAACTCTAGATCTGAAGCGACAAAACGCCAATCAATTTTAACTTTTTGCTGATTACGTTGGTCAAAGGTTTTAGAATTTAAAGTTGATAGAACTCACATTATGATTAAGGCCGCAGGGAGCAATGAGTTTACAACTATATAGGCGATCGCTCTCCTCGACTATTTTTTGATCGCGGGATAATGCTGCAATACCTGCTGCAAATACTGTCCCGTATAAGAGCGGGAATTTTTGGCAATTTCCTCTGGTGTCCCTACAGCAATTATTTCTCCCCCTTTATCGCCACCTTCAGGCCCCAAATCAATCACCCAGTCAGCACAACGAATTACATCTAAATTGTGTTCAATGACTAAAATCGAATTGCCTTTATCCACTAAACGTTGCAACACATCCAATAATTTGTGGACATCATAAAAAGACAAACCTGTCGTGGGTTCATCTATTAAATAAAGCGTTTTACCTGTAGCGCGGCGTGATAGTTCTGTTGCTAATTTTACCCGCTGCGCTTCACCACCAGATAATGTAGTCGCAGGTTGTCCAAGTTTGACATAACCCAAACCAACATCATATAAAGTTTGCAAACGAGTTACAGCTTTAGGAATGTTTTGAAAAAACTCTAAACTTTCCTCAACTGTCATATTGAGAACATCAGAAATAGATTTATCTTTGTACTTTACTTGCAAAGTTTCACGGTTATATCTTGCACCTTTACAAATTTCACATTGGACATAAACATCTGGTAAAAAGTTCATTTCGATGACGTTGACACCTTGTCCGCTACAAGCTTCGCAACGTCCACCTTTAACATTAAAAGAAAATTGTCCAGGTTTGTAACCCCTAGCTTTGGCTTCTACTGTTTGAGAAAATACATCTCGAATCGCATCGAAAACACCTGTGTAAGTTGCAGGATTGGAACGTGGTGTACGTCCAATTGGAGATTGATCGATAACGATCGCTTTATCAACTGCATTTAATCCCTTAATTTCCTGTAACTGTTTCGGTAAAGGAACTTTCTTCGTCAAGTGGTGTTGCAGTGACGGGTAAAGTAATTCGTTAATCAAAGTCGATTTACCTGAACCTGAAACACCAGTTACAGCGACAAGTTCACCCAATGGTATTTCAACATCAATATTTCTTAAGTTGTTACGATGGGCATTATTAATTACCAAACTGCGCCCATTTCCTGCTCGACGTTCTGCTGGGGTATTAATGACTCGCCGTCCAGATAAATAAGCACCTGTTAAGGAATCTTCTGCTGTTAACAACGCCTGTAAATCACCTTGGGCGATAATATTCCCACCGTGGATTCCTGCACCCGGCCCAATATCAACAATATGGTTAGCTGCACGAATCGTTTCTTCATCATGCTCAACCACAATTAATGTATTACCTAAATCACGCAATTTAGTTAAAGTTTTGAGTAACCGTCCATTATCTCGTTGATGTAAACCAATACTCGGCTCATCTAAAACATAGAGAACTCCAGTTAAACCAGAACCAATTTGAGTTGCAAGGCGAATCCGTTGGGCTTCACCACCAGAAAGAGTCATTGCCGGACGATCAAGAGTCAAGTAATCTAAACCTACATCCAACAAAAATTGCAATCTAGCTTTGATTTCTCTCAATACTAAATCAGCAATTTGCATTTGGCGATCGCTCAACTTTAACTGAGCAGTTCTTTCTTGACAATCTCGAATTGATACCCCAGTTAAATCTAAAATTCCATATTGTCCTAACCGTACCGCCAAAGCCTCAGCCTTTAACCTTTTCCCCCCACAAACCTCACATGGTTGATCAACCAAATACTGCTCTAATTTTTGCTTAATTAACTCCGAACCCCCTTCATATTGCCGCTGCAAAATGGGAATAGCACCCTTAAAACTCTGTGTCCTCCGTGCCTCTGCGGTTCGTTCTCCCTTCTCCCCATACAAAACAATCTCTTGTTGTTCTGCTGTCAAATTATTCCAATGTGTTTGTAACTCAAACCCATGAGCTTGACCCAAACTATAAAGTAATTCCAGATAATATGAATTATCTTTTTCTGACCAAGGCGCGATCGCAGCATAAATTGGTGCTTCAGGGTTAGGTACTACCAAATCTGGTGCAAATCTTCTTAAAGTCCCGATTCCATGACAATTAGCACAAGCGCCATAAGGCGAGTTAAACGAAAACAAACGCGGTGATAATTCCTCCATCACCGCCCCATGTACTGGACAAGCAAAGTTTTCCGAAAACACTAATTCTTCTTCGCTGTCAGTTGTCAGTTGTTCCTTGTCAGTTGTTTGTTGATTATCACTACTGACTACTGACGACTGACTAACGACAATATTAGCAATCCCACCAGATTGCTTCAGACACGTAGATAAAGAATCTACCAAGCGTTCTTGGATGTCTGGTTTTTTCACCAAACGGTCGATTACAACCTCAATCGTGTGAGTTAAATTTTTATCTAATTCAATCGAGTCTGATAATTCTCGAACTTCGCCATCAATCCGTACACGGACAAAACCTTGGGAAGCAAGACTAGATAACAACTTGCGGTGAGTGCCTTTTTTTCCGCGGACAACAGGGGCGAGAATTTGAAATCGAGTGCGATCTGGTAACTCTAAAATGCGATCGCACATCTCATCAATTGTCTGGGGTGCAATAGAGCGATCGCATATCGGACAATGGGGTTCACCAGCCCGCCCAAACAACAACCGTAAATAATCGTAAATCTCCGTCACCGTCCCGACTGTAGAACGGGGGTTATGAGATGTAGATTTTTGGTCAATGGAAATTGCTGGACTTAAGCCTTCAATTGCTTCCACGTCCGGTTTATCCAACTGTCCTAAAAATTGCCGGGCGTAGGCGCTAAGAGATTCAACATAGCGACGTTGCCCTTCTGCAAAAATCGTATCAAAAGCTAAAGAAGACTTACCCGAACCAGATACACCAGTAAATACAATCAGGCGATCGCGTGGCAATTCCAAATCAATATTTTTCAGATTATGCTGCCTAGCACCCCTAATCCGAATCGTGTTCCGGTCATTTTGGTTGGGGTGCGGAAGATGTCCATTCAGGGATGCGGCTAGCTTGTTATCTGACATATCGGAATGGTGAAAGGCGGCGTAAAATGTAGGTATAAAACAGTATAAGTACCAAAAAATGAATCTTGAAAAAGTTGATTCCTTTGCCCCAAAGGAGCGAAGTTATGTAACAAGTTCTGACTTCATCCTTTATCCTTGACATTTCAGACTGTTTTGGTGAAACAATCCTTAATAATACTATCTTTATTGTGGTTATAGTAGAACAATAGTACTGTTTAAGGTAGAGATTACTCTATATTCAGTCCGCAGACATCTTCCTTTATCTGCTAACTGGGGAAGCATCACAAATAAACATCCTCCTCAGGGTAAAACTGATAGTATTGCAAAGATAAAACTGTGTATAGATAACTACATTTCTTCACAGTACAACAATTATGCGTAGACGCAAAGCGGCTTGTCGTCAGACATCGCTTCTGTGAAAAATACAATAAAAAACTAGAATAAAACAGGACTTACGCAAAGAAATGGAAAAACGAACCGCCAAGGACGCAGAGAACACGAAGTTAAGAGGGTTTTAGAGAGTTATTGCGTAAGTCCTATAAAATTGATAAGTAAGCCTTTAATGAATGAAGTCACTGCTATGCAAGTTAACGAACTTACTATCGAAGAACTTAAAGCCCTCATTCGAGAAACTGTTCTAGAAACTATAGAAGAACTACTAGTAGACCTAGATATAAATCAAACCATCAATGAGAATTTTAAACAAGAAATACTAGCAATTCAGAAACGTACACAGGTATAAGAGGTGTTTTTGCAGCAGAAGTTATGCAGAGACTAGGTTTAAGAAACGGATGAATTACTCAGTTGAGTATGAGCCAGAAGCCCTAGTTTCGAGAAAAGAATTATTTTTATTGATTGGATTGGACATCGCAAAGAGATTTACAACTAAATTGTGTACTTTACTTATATTAAGCAACTCAATTACACAACTATGAAATTCCAAGTAATTTTCAGTTTTGATTCAGAATATGAAGGATACATTGCTGAAGTTCCCGAACTTCCTGGCTGTATGAGTCAAGGCAAAACACTTGATGAAGCTATAGAAAATATTAAAGATGCTATTAAAGGATATCTATACGTTCAAACTCAACATGGTAAGCCTTATTTTCCTCAAGAATCACAAACATTTATCACAGAAGTTGTAGTATAAATGGGGCGTTTATCAAATATTTCTGGTAAAGAAGCTGTTAAAGTTTTTGAGAAGTTTAATTATATATTAGATCACCAAACCGGAAGTCATATTATATTATGGCATGACTCAAAACCCACCTTATCAGTTCCAACATCATCGAGAACTAGCACCTGGATTATTAAGAAGTCTAATTCGACAAGCTGGAATTACAGTTGATGAGTTCCTCGAAAATAAATGAATGTGATGTAAAATTTACAAATGTCTAAATTTTAGACTGAGGC contains the following coding sequences:
- a CDS encoding type II toxin-antitoxin system HicA family toxin produces the protein MTQNPPYQFQHHRELAPGLLRSLIRQAGITVDEFLENK
- a CDS encoding type II toxin-antitoxin system HicB family antitoxin, with translation MKFQVIFSFDSEYEGYIAEVPELPGCMSQGKTLDEAIENIKDAIKGYLYVQTQHGKPYFPQESQTFITEVVV
- a CDS encoding type II toxin-antitoxin system RelE/ParE family toxin, with product MGRRRDELAPNLRSFSVNDYLIFYRTIEEGVEILRVVSGYQDLEGLFLGQNED
- a CDS encoding efflux RND transporter permease subunit, yielding MSFNISAWSIKKPVPTIVLFLILTVVGWFSFISLGIDINPNIDVPAVLVTVTQPGASPAELESQVTKKIEDAVAGLGNIDNMISTVSDGNSKTTINFILGTNSDRATNDVRNAIAQIRQSLPQDINDPIVQRLDFAGGAVITYAVKSDQRSVEELSNIVDQTISRALLAVKGVAQIKRVGGVDREIRINLDPNQLESLGITATQVNDQIRTLNVNLPGGRAEVGGSEQSIRTLGSAASVDVLQTYEILLPGGGSVPLSSLGTVEDKFADVRQAARLNNQPVVAFQVLRSTGSVMVTVEAGVKAAVAQLQKTLPQDVQLNLIFTRADVVRKSYESTIDELIQASVLAVIVILVFLRDWRATLITAVALPLSIIPTFAVQQALGYTLNNMTLLALALAVGNLVDDAVVEIENMERHIAMGKSAWKAAFDSSEEVGLAVMASSATIIAVFLPVAFMGGVPGQFFQPFGVTVAVSTIFSTLVARMVTPMMGAYLLHKQHHQPSATQAKLRLSKIFNLQSQTSDFKHRRLQPYKSLLKWALRHRLTTMAIALAFFMASLMLVPLIPKGFVDDGDLGISTVAIELPPGSTLADVNKVATQATDLIRQNPTVERVLATEEINAATLAVQLKPKSERKISQKQFEEQVRPLFQEIPGARISFQSQSPGDSRKSLSIVLRSENPQALNETANALEKQMRDVTGLVEVSSSASLVKPEIVVVPNPQRAADLGVTVQAIARTASLATIGDNEANLAKFNLSDRQIPIRVQIDPKARTDINTLKNLQVPSQNGELVSLLAVADIRFGSGPATINRYDRARQVAVEANLQSISLGEAVQAVNNLPALQNLPPEVTQQPSGSAKIMQDIFSRFGGALALAVLCIYAILVLLYNNFLHPLSIMAALPFCLGGALVALMVAQKPLGIYALIGVVLLLGIVTKNSILLVDYTIINMQAGKTQRHALIESGVSRLRPIMMTSLATIAGTLPLALGIGVGSEVRQPMGIAIMGGFTTSTLLTLVVVPVIFTYIDDFQTWILDTLRYGLGKKRTEEREITTLPPTSEQSAS
- the uvrA gene encoding excinuclease ABC subunit UvrA is translated as MSDNKLAASLNGHLPHPNQNDRNTIRIRGARQHNLKNIDLELPRDRLIVFTGVSGSGKSSLAFDTIFAEGQRRYVESLSAYARQFLGQLDKPDVEAIEGLSPAISIDQKSTSHNPRSTVGTVTEIYDYLRLLFGRAGEPHCPICDRSIAPQTIDEMCDRILELPDRTRFQILAPVVRGKKGTHRKLLSSLASQGFVRVRIDGEVRELSDSIELDKNLTHTIEVVIDRLVKKPDIQERLVDSLSTCLKQSGGIANIVVSQSSVVSSDNQQTTDKEQLTTDSEEELVFSENFACPVHGAVMEELSPRLFSFNSPYGACANCHGIGTLRRFAPDLVVPNPEAPIYAAIAPWSEKDNSYYLELLYSLGQAHGFELQTHWNNLTAEQQEIVLYGEKGERTAEARRTQSFKGAIPILQRQYEGGSELIKQKLEQYLVDQPCEVCGGKRLKAEALAVRLGQYGILDLTGVSIRDCQERTAQLKLSDRQMQIADLVLREIKARLQFLLDVGLDYLTLDRPAMTLSGGEAQRIRLATQIGSGLTGVLYVLDEPSIGLHQRDNGRLLKTLTKLRDLGNTLIVVEHDEETIRAANHIVDIGPGAGIHGGNIIAQGDLQALLTAEDSLTGAYLSGRRVINTPAERRAGNGRSLVINNAHRNNLRNIDVEIPLGELVAVTGVSGSGKSTLINELLYPSLQHHLTKKVPLPKQLQEIKGLNAVDKAIVIDQSPIGRTPRSNPATYTGVFDAIRDVFSQTVEAKARGYKPGQFSFNVKGGRCEACSGQGVNVIEMNFLPDVYVQCEICKGARYNRETLQVKYKDKSISDVLNMTVEESLEFFQNIPKAVTRLQTLYDVGLGYVKLGQPATTLSGGEAQRVKLATELSRRATGKTLYLIDEPTTGLSFYDVHKLLDVLQRLVDKGNSILVIEHNLDVIRCADWVIDLGPEGGDKGGEIIAVGTPEEIAKNSRSYTGQYLQQVLQHYPAIKK